One Globicephala melas chromosome 4, mGloMel1.2, whole genome shotgun sequence genomic window carries:
- the EAF2 gene encoding ELL-associated factor 2 isoform X2: protein MMNGIAGTSHIDSRERVLKLGESFEKQPRCAFHTVRYDFKPASIDTSCEGELEVGKGEQVTITLPNIEGSTTPVTVFKGSKKPYLKECILIINHDTGECRLEKLSSNITVKRTRVEGSSKIQYRIEQQQQQMRNSTRTPNLVKHSPSEDKMSPASPMDDIERELKAEASLMDQMSSCDSSSDSKSSSSSSSKDSSSDSEDEECRSSPSDPGNYVSEHPTMSTMPQCRIPEVVTGHNKHHDSNGLLMNTLRNDLQLSESGSDSDD, encoded by the exons ATGATGAATGGAATCGCGGGAACTTCGCATATTGACAGTCGCGAGCGGGTTCTCAAGTTAGGGGAGAGTTTTGAGAAGCAGCCGCGCTGCGCCTTCCACACTGTGCGCT ATGACTTCAAACCTGCTTCTATTGACACTTCTTGTGAAGGAGAGCTTGAAGTCGGCAAAGGTGAACAGGTGACAATTACTCTACCAAATATAGAA ggTTCAACTACACCAGTAACTGTTTTCAAAGGTTCAAAGAAACCTTACTTAAAAGAATGCATTTTGATTATTAACCATGATACTGGGGAATGTCGACTAGAAAAACTCAGCAGCAACATCACTGTAAAAAGAACAAG AGTTGAAGGAAGCAGTAAAATTCAGTATCGTatagagcagcagcagcaacaaatgCGGAATTCAACTAGGACTCCCAATCTTGTAAAACATTCTCCATCGGAAGACAAGATGTCCCCAGCATCTCCGATGGATGATATTGAAAGAG aacTGAAGGCAGAAGCTAGTCTAATGGACCAGATGAGTAGTTGTGATAGTTCATCAGATTCCAAAAGTTCATCATCTTCAAGCAGTAAGGATAGTTCTAGTGATTCAGAAGATGAAGAGTGCAGATCCTCTCCCTCTGATCCAGGGAATTATGTCTCGGAACATCCTACCATGTCTACCATGCCACAGTGCAGGATTCCTGAGGTAGTGACTGGTCATAATAAACATCATGACAGCAATGGCCTCCTGATGAATACTTTAA